The following proteins are encoded in a genomic region of Blastopirellula marina:
- a CDS encoding FG-GAP repeat domain-containing protein: protein MPRLRTLLLLLLLPVHTLFAQQPWVRHTIDDSSQGADGVRPADVNGDGRLDLCVGWEEGSVVRVYLHPGPGQVTSPWPAVTVGKVKSPEDAVFVDVNDDGAIDVVSACEGKQRTVFMHLAPSDPSAYLDPQAWQTQPLTSSKQQAQWMFVLPWLGDEGEKLRLIAGSKGPDAAIGQFARPSDAPATSNFVWTKLADAGWIMSLIAEDIDSDGQKDLLYSDRKGSRRGVYWLNLTSHETGEARLIGGSDREVMFADVADIDGDNRRDVMAATRDGGLLVFRRTGEAPKFETIEIPLPERTGTGKSVKGADIDLDGSIDLVFSCENSQKKHGVMWLSRRPGQSLENSVWSSHPISGYKEGIKFDLLQLIDLDEDGDLDVLTCEERDNLGVIWYENPTR, encoded by the coding sequence ATGCCTCGGCTTCGTACTTTGTTGTTGCTCCTACTCCTTCCAGTGCACACGCTTTTCGCCCAGCAGCCATGGGTTCGCCACACGATCGATGACTCGTCGCAGGGAGCCGACGGCGTGCGTCCCGCTGATGTCAATGGCGATGGTCGACTTGATTTATGTGTCGGCTGGGAAGAAGGGAGCGTTGTCCGCGTTTATCTTCATCCTGGTCCTGGCCAAGTCACTTCCCCTTGGCCGGCCGTCACGGTGGGCAAAGTGAAAAGCCCCGAGGATGCGGTCTTTGTTGACGTGAATGACGATGGAGCGATCGACGTGGTTTCGGCGTGCGAAGGAAAGCAGCGAACGGTCTTCATGCACCTCGCCCCTTCCGATCCAAGTGCTTACCTCGATCCGCAAGCATGGCAAACCCAACCCCTGACATCATCCAAACAGCAAGCCCAATGGATGTTCGTTCTACCATGGCTTGGTGATGAAGGAGAAAAGCTGCGCTTGATCGCAGGTTCCAAAGGACCAGACGCTGCGATCGGCCAGTTCGCTCGACCATCTGACGCCCCAGCGACGTCAAACTTTGTTTGGACTAAGTTGGCAGACGCAGGCTGGATCATGTCGTTAATCGCCGAAGACATCGACAGTGATGGTCAGAAGGATTTGCTTTATAGCGATCGCAAAGGATCACGACGCGGAGTTTATTGGCTGAACCTGACAAGCCACGAAACAGGCGAAGCACGATTGATCGGCGGCAGCGACCGCGAGGTGATGTTCGCCGATGTTGCCGATATCGATGGAGACAACCGCCGCGATGTTATGGCCGCGACGCGGGACGGCGGTTTGCTAGTCTTTCGCCGAACCGGCGAGGCACCCAAGTTCGAAACAATCGAGATCCCTTTGCCAGAACGAACCGGCACTGGCAAATCGGTGAAGGGAGCGGATATTGATCTCGATGGTTCGATCGACCTCGTGTTCAGCTGCGAGAACTCCCAGAAGAAGCATGGCGTGATGTGGCTTAGTCGCCGACCAGGACAATCGTTGGAGAACAGTGTTTGGTCATCGCACCCGATTAGCGGCTACAAGGAAGGAATTAAGTTCGATCTGTTGCAACTGATCGATCTGGATGAGGATGGCGACCTCGATGTGCTAACCTGCGAAGAGCGCGATAACCTGGGCGTCATCTGGTATGAGAACCCGACGCGATAA
- a CDS encoding KdsC family phosphatase, whose translation MNLEQKCQAIELLITDVDGVLTDGGVILNNEGVESKQFHIRDGFGLRLWRQAGFKCGVITGRNSQVVRLRAQELGMDIVRQGIQDKATVAEELLQKFNLQPKQLAYVGDDLIDLGVIRLAGLGIAVADAADEVKAAADYTTKTPGGKGAIREVVELILKAKKVWNDIIQTY comes from the coding sequence ATGAACCTGGAACAGAAATGCCAAGCCATCGAACTGTTGATCACCGATGTCGACGGTGTGTTAACCGACGGTGGTGTGATATTGAACAATGAAGGGGTCGAGTCGAAACAGTTCCACATTCGCGACGGATTTGGTCTTCGATTGTGGCGTCAGGCTGGCTTCAAATGTGGTGTGATCACCGGCCGGAATTCGCAAGTCGTGCGGCTGCGAGCCCAAGAACTCGGGATGGACATCGTCCGACAAGGGATCCAAGACAAAGCGACCGTGGCGGAAGAGTTGCTGCAAAAGTTTAACTTGCAGCCAAAACAACTTGCCTACGTCGGTGATGACTTGATCGACTTGGGAGTGATTCGCCTGGCGGGGCTGGGCATCGCCGTCGCCGATGCGGCGGACGAAGTGAAAGCAGCTGCCGACTACACTACCAAAACGCCCGGCGGCAAGGGAGCGATTCGCGAAGTGGTCGAATTGATCCTGAAGGCAAAGAAAGTCTGGAACGACATCATTCAAACCTACTAA
- a CDS encoding SIS domain-containing protein has translation MNSPIRQQEITPSSTHWIAQGQSTIRHEAEVMLRVAETLDERFAHAVEMMLNCQGDIVVCGIGKAGHVGTKLAATLASTGTRSHFLHPAEAIHGDLGRVGDRDIVLMLSQSGETEEIVRLLPMIQGLGAPIIAITSSAQNRLGQAAKVVLELGGIIEACPLNLAPTASTAAMLAMGDALAITVSQHRGFRPEDFARYHPGGSLGRRLAFVEEKMRPLAQCRVASDQLTIREVFRTVRVTGRRTGAVMLTDSEGRLSGIFTDSDLARLFEQDEPVDIERPIASVMTRRPKTTTIGTRFQAALNRLADDKISELPVIDHEGRPLGMLDVTDMVGHVPADTDTQDEPVGPPTLKIRFPNQDEQGA, from the coding sequence ATGAATTCTCCCATTCGTCAGCAAGAGATCACCCCATCATCAACGCATTGGATTGCCCAAGGGCAATCGACTATCCGGCATGAAGCCGAGGTGATGCTGCGCGTGGCCGAGACCCTTGACGAGCGTTTCGCCCATGCGGTCGAGATGATGCTCAATTGCCAGGGCGACATCGTGGTATGCGGCATTGGTAAGGCAGGGCATGTCGGCACCAAGCTGGCTGCGACCTTGGCATCCACGGGAACACGGAGCCATTTCCTGCATCCCGCCGAGGCCATTCATGGCGACCTGGGACGTGTCGGCGATCGAGATATCGTACTCATGCTTTCGCAAAGTGGGGAAACGGAAGAGATCGTCCGGTTGTTGCCGATGATCCAAGGTCTCGGCGCCCCAATCATTGCGATCACTTCCTCGGCTCAAAACAGACTTGGTCAGGCCGCAAAGGTCGTCCTCGAACTGGGCGGTATTATCGAAGCTTGTCCTTTGAACCTCGCCCCGACGGCAAGCACTGCGGCCATGCTGGCGATGGGGGATGCGTTGGCGATCACGGTGAGTCAGCATCGCGGTTTCCGTCCAGAAGACTTCGCTCGCTATCATCCTGGCGGCAGTTTGGGACGGCGGTTGGCATTTGTGGAAGAAAAGATGCGTCCCTTGGCTCAGTGCCGCGTGGCTTCCGATCAGCTTACCATTCGCGAAGTCTTTCGTACGGTCCGCGTTACTGGTCGCCGAACAGGCGCCGTGATGTTGACCGATAGCGAAGGACGACTGTCCGGAATCTTCACCGATAGCGATCTGGCTCGATTGTTCGAGCAGGACGAACCGGTCGATATCGAACGCCCAATTGCCAGCGTAATGACACGTCGTCCGAAGACGACCACAATCGGAACGCGTTTTCAAGCGGCCCTCAACCGGCTGGCAGATGACAAAATCAGCGAGCTCCCTGTCATCGATCACGAAGGGCGACCGCTTGGTATGTTGGATGTAACGGATATGGTGGGGCACGTGCCGGCCGATACCGACACGCAGGACGAACCGGTCGGACCGCCGACTTTAAAAATCCGTTTTCCGAACCAAGACGAGCAAGGGGCGTAA